One region of Flavobacterium sp. KACC 22763 genomic DNA includes:
- a CDS encoding nitroreductase family protein: MALIDALKWRYATKKMNGQAVPQEKVDYILEAAKLAPSSSGLQPYKIFVITNQELKEKLRAVSFDQSQVTDASHVLVWAAWDAYSLEKISAVFDKTIAERGIPADAMDEYKQRLWGMYEPLGQEWHAHHAAKQAYISFGIAIAAAAEQQVDATPMEGFIPAEVDKLLGLNELGLNSVLVLPLGYRDDANDWLVNLKKVRTAQEEFITEIK; this comes from the coding sequence ATGGCCTTAATAGATGCACTAAAGTGGCGTTACGCTACAAAAAAAATGAACGGACAAGCGGTTCCGCAAGAAAAAGTAGATTATATTCTTGAAGCTGCAAAACTAGCTCCTTCTTCTTCTGGTTTACAGCCTTATAAAATCTTTGTTATCACAAACCAAGAACTTAAAGAAAAACTAAGAGCAGTAAGTTTTGATCAAAGTCAGGTTACAGATGCTTCTCACGTTTTGGTTTGGGCTGCTTGGGACGCTTACAGCTTAGAGAAAATTTCTGCTGTATTTGATAAAACTATTGCAGAAAGAGGAATTCCTGCTGATGCAATGGACGAGTACAAACAAAGACTTTGGGGAATGTACGAGCCTCTTGGTCAAGAATGGCACGCTCATCATGCTGCAAAACAAGCTTATATTTCGTTTGGTATCGCAATCGCTGCTGCTGCTGAACAGCAAGTAGACGCAACTCCAATGGAAGGTTTTATTCCTGCTGAAGTAGATAAACTTTTGGGCTTAAACGAACTTGGTTTAAATAGTGTTTTAGTTCTACCTCTTGGTTATAGAGATGATGCTAACGACTGGTTGGTAAACTTGAAAAAAGTAAGAACTGCTCAAGAAGAATTTATAACAGAAATCAAGTAA
- a CDS encoding winged helix-turn-helix transcriptional regulator produces MIKEPIHDKKSCNQHIMAVHDAMYILNGRWKISIIASLCFNTLRFTDLLREVEGISGKMLSRELKNLEENQLVTRTVLNTQPVTVEYQLTEYGHTLKEVIDSLAKWGHNHRKKITGKD; encoded by the coding sequence ATGATAAAAGAACCTATACACGATAAAAAATCGTGCAATCAGCATATTATGGCAGTACATGACGCCATGTATATTTTAAACGGAAGATGGAAAATTTCTATTATAGCATCATTATGCTTCAATACATTGAGATTTACTGACTTATTGCGAGAAGTTGAAGGCATTTCTGGAAAAATGCTGAGTAGGGAATTAAAAAACCTTGAAGAAAATCAATTGGTAACGAGAACTGTTCTTAATACGCAACCTGTTACGGTTGAGTATCAATTAACAGAATACGGACATACCTTAAAAGAGGTCATTGATTCTCTTGCAAAATGGGGGCACAACCATAGAAAGAAAATTACAGGCAAAGATTAG
- a CDS encoding MarR family winged helix-turn-helix transcriptional regulator, with product MNIIDEIGILAISTRLQRLSEQLRKDGAQIYSYFNIDFEPKWFPVIYTLHVKEMLSVVEIANEIGYSHPSTISLLKELEKEKIISSKKDKQDERKRLIILTAKGKELVSKMQPVWSIMTITLNEITNTQNNLLRAIEEAEQNLTRQGFLQRAIEIKSKS from the coding sequence ATGAATATAATTGACGAAATTGGCATCTTAGCCATATCAACACGTTTGCAGCGTCTGAGCGAGCAATTACGCAAGGACGGAGCGCAGATTTACAGTTATTTTAATATTGATTTTGAACCAAAATGGTTTCCAGTGATTTACACTCTGCATGTAAAAGAAATGCTGAGTGTCGTTGAAATTGCAAATGAAATTGGCTATAGCCATCCGTCGACCATCAGTTTATTGAAAGAATTGGAGAAAGAAAAAATTATCAGTTCTAAAAAAGACAAACAAGACGAACGTAAAAGGCTCATCATATTAACGGCAAAAGGAAAAGAACTGGTTTCAAAAATGCAACCAGTTTGGAGTATTATGACAATAACACTGAACGAAATTACTAATACGCAAAACAATCTTCTAAGAGCAATTGAAGAAGCAGAACAGAATCTAACTCGTCAAGGTTTTTTGCAAAGAGCTATTGAAATAAAAAGCAAAAGCTAA
- a CDS encoding GNAT family N-acetyltransferase, giving the protein MQIKPIQNEYENEIVDLILNIQQKEFNVPITLEDQPDLQDIANFYFKPGGIFLGAFIDGKLVGTIALVKFNSEAAAIRKMFVKKEFRGKEFQIAQQLLEQLIEYSKENGIKDLYLGTVTLLQAALRFYEKNSFITIPKEALPVDFPLMKPDNVFCHLKLNP; this is encoded by the coding sequence ATGCAGATTAAACCTATACAAAATGAGTACGAAAATGAAATCGTTGATCTCATATTAAACATTCAGCAAAAAGAATTTAATGTTCCTATTACTTTAGAAGATCAGCCCGATTTACAGGATATTGCAAACTTTTACTTTAAGCCAGGCGGGATTTTTCTGGGTGCTTTTATTGATGGAAAATTGGTTGGTACAATAGCTTTGGTAAAATTTAATTCAGAAGCTGCCGCTATCAGAAAAATGTTCGTCAAGAAAGAATTCAGAGGGAAAGAATTTCAAATTGCCCAGCAATTATTGGAGCAATTAATTGAATACAGCAAAGAAAACGGAATTAAAGACTTATATTTAGGAACGGTTACTTTATTGCAGGCTGCCTTGCGTTTTTATGAAAAAAATAGTTTTATAACTATACCAAAAGAAGCGCTTCCTGTTGATTTTCCGTTAATGAAACCTGACAATGTTTTTTGCCATTTAAAATTAAATCCATAA
- a CDS encoding NAD(P)H-dependent flavin oxidoreductase, producing MEWKNVLTDLFKTDYPIIQAPMLGVTTPEMVAAASNAGALGSLALGDLPAEKCIELIRATRKLTDKPFAVNIFVHKIDPITPKLEADYAKTKKHLQKLTEKLGIETDFPDIKEIKLTDYHDQIEAILLENCKIVSFTFGNLDQESIATFKENKVILIGTCTSVQEAIVLENSGIDIICVQGIEAGGHRGSFLEETIPQIGGLSLLSQVTEAVNIPVIYGGGIYNAKTLLAAKTLGADGFQIGSLFLGSAESALQDFEKHRLRNIKENEIVLTKSFTGKYARGIRNTFIKEIENSEFVLPYPYQNKLTAELRKTAKMEQNADFVSIWMGQSITSFSDVSTEIIIRNLIEETENFV from the coding sequence ATGGAATGGAAAAATGTTCTTACCGATTTATTTAAAACGGATTATCCGATTATACAAGCGCCAATGCTAGGTGTTACAACTCCAGAAATGGTCGCGGCTGCAAGCAATGCTGGAGCCTTAGGATCGTTGGCTTTAGGAGATCTTCCTGCGGAAAAATGTATCGAATTAATTAGAGCGACAAGAAAATTGACTGATAAACCTTTCGCAGTAAATATTTTTGTACATAAAATAGATCCTATTACGCCAAAGTTGGAAGCTGATTACGCTAAAACGAAAAAGCATCTGCAGAAACTTACTGAGAAACTGGGCATTGAAACCGATTTTCCTGATATAAAGGAAATCAAACTTACAGATTATCACGATCAGATTGAAGCTATTTTATTGGAAAACTGCAAAATTGTGAGTTTCACTTTTGGAAATTTGGATCAGGAAAGTATTGCAACTTTCAAAGAAAATAAAGTGATTCTGATTGGAACTTGTACTTCTGTTCAGGAAGCTATCGTATTGGAAAATAGTGGTATTGATATTATTTGTGTTCAAGGTATTGAAGCTGGAGGACATAGAGGAAGTTTTCTAGAAGAAACGATTCCGCAAATTGGTGGGTTATCGCTGCTTTCTCAAGTGACGGAAGCTGTAAATATTCCTGTAATTTATGGAGGTGGAATTTATAATGCCAAAACTTTATTGGCAGCCAAAACTTTGGGAGCAGATGGTTTCCAGATTGGAAGTCTGTTTTTAGGAAGTGCTGAAAGTGCTTTACAGGATTTTGAAAAGCACCGGCTTAGAAATATAAAAGAAAATGAAATTGTTTTAACCAAAAGTTTTACAGGAAAGTATGCGCGAGGAATTAGAAATACTTTTATAAAAGAAATTGAAAATTCTGAATTTGTGCTGCCGTATCCGTATCAAAATAAGCTGACTGCGGAGTTGAGAAAAACAGCTAAAATGGAGCAAAACGCAGATTTTGTAAGCATTTGGATGGGACAATCTATTACTAGTTTTAGTGACGTTTCAACTGAAATTATCATCAGAAATTTAATAGAAGAAACCGAAAATTTTGTCTGA
- a CDS encoding nuclear transport factor 2 family protein → MNRFNFIFFLFAFAGFAQGSKMDSVIKKQIEEYNTSFSNALVKGSQGDLVKAYTDQTIFMPEHSRERVGSKTIRDFYKQWLAQAKITSYERKILDLQDFGNYILEIGTFDENLNLNEQNAFLYTGKYAVLWKKSSNRSLPPTIAAEIWGSTSSFDDKNIPNIDDSSVPKMEEYSFSDKLASEIKERNNTIRDFVKNRQGAEHAKMFMPDAMYLTYYTPILSGEKEITDYFIEHEKPGTLSVDEISILTSGIIYARTAIIEFGFYSVDWHDGDNHGNVKGKSMNVWKKDNSGTLLLFRQMVNHD, encoded by the coding sequence ATGAATAGGTTTAATTTTATCTTTTTCCTTTTTGCATTCGCTGGTTTTGCTCAAGGAAGTAAAATGGATTCGGTTATTAAAAAACAAATTGAAGAGTATAATACTTCATTTTCAAATGCTCTCGTAAAAGGAAGTCAGGGCGATTTAGTAAAAGCTTATACAGATCAAACCATATTTATGCCAGAACACAGCAGAGAGCGTGTGGGCAGCAAAACGATTCGAGACTTTTATAAGCAATGGCTGGCTCAGGCAAAAATTACATCTTATGAAAGAAAAATTCTGGACTTGCAGGATTTTGGAAATTATATTTTAGAAATCGGAACTTTTGATGAAAACTTAAATCTAAATGAACAGAATGCATTTTTGTACACGGGCAAATATGCGGTTTTATGGAAAAAGTCTTCAAATAGGAGCTTGCCTCCAACAATTGCTGCCGAAATCTGGGGCTCCACAAGTTCTTTTGATGATAAAAATATTCCTAATATCGATGATTCTTCTGTTCCAAAAATGGAAGAATATAGTTTTTCTGACAAATTAGCATCTGAAATTAAAGAGCGAAATAATACCATTAGAGATTTTGTTAAAAATAGACAAGGAGCAGAGCATGCGAAAATGTTTATGCCTGATGCCATGTATCTGACCTATTACACACCAATTCTTTCTGGTGAAAAAGAAATTACAGACTATTTTATAGAACATGAAAAGCCAGGAACTTTAAGTGTTGATGAAATTTCGATTCTCACTTCGGGAATTATCTATGCTAGAACAGCAATTATAGAATTTGGGTTTTACAGTGTAGATTGGCATGATGGCGACAATCATGGAAATGTAAAAGGAAAAAGTATGAATGTTTGGAAAAAAGATAATAGCGGAACATTACTGCTTTTTCGCCAAATGGTAAATCATGATTAA
- a CDS encoding tetratricopeptide repeat protein, producing the protein MGRILCIFFIFTTFYIYPQSSTKEWIDSLNTIDNHEKKVDLALKIASKLQDSDWERAVKYIELAEAEAKKTEKSDLTLAKVYAEAAQIYDAKDVIDITLQYYLKAYEIYKSNNVVDEIARVENNLAIVYAKSNNEEKALKYFLKVYRYQKSKNESDKLVKILNNIGTTFLGKSLDSSLYYYHKADAIARTLNDNTLKVYVYTNLARAYGLKKDHKNADFYFQKAFSLIDTPIDNSLKAFAYESLSSYNLEEKKLDEAILYAKKALELDKDKAFGFASMRLNKMLYEAYLRKQDYKNAVYYFQQYNKISDSINIEQKAVNLERIRLEQDYKVRSQIRTLVEEKTRFKYYVVGLILVVGILTLILLLIRYRNRNIKNQLEKEKLKAKEQELKQSLEAKNMVLVGKAMSEIHRTDNINEILTDLKKIKLKTPNKELQQAIDIVLKRLEKDLNTDIWKEFEISFEQVHKSFFDKLTIDYPTLTPKERRLCALLYLDLTTKEISQITGQSFKSIENARTRLRKKFDLTNEKVNLSTYLNSFKPENM; encoded by the coding sequence ATGGGTCGAATACTTTGCATATTTTTTATTTTTACCACCTTTTATATTTATCCACAATCTTCAACAAAAGAATGGATTGATAGTTTGAATACTATTGATAATCATGAGAAAAAAGTGGATTTGGCTCTCAAAATTGCTTCTAAACTTCAGGATTCTGATTGGGAAAGAGCTGTAAAATATATTGAACTTGCAGAAGCCGAGGCAAAAAAAACGGAAAAATCCGATTTGACATTAGCAAAAGTTTATGCAGAAGCGGCTCAAATCTATGATGCAAAAGATGTTATAGACATTACTTTGCAATATTACCTCAAAGCTTATGAAATTTACAAAAGCAATAATGTTGTAGATGAAATTGCTCGAGTAGAAAATAATCTTGCCATTGTTTACGCCAAGAGCAATAACGAAGAAAAAGCGCTTAAATATTTCCTGAAAGTATATCGTTATCAAAAATCTAAGAACGAGTCTGATAAGTTGGTAAAAATCTTAAACAACATTGGCACGACTTTCCTTGGCAAAAGTTTAGATTCTTCGCTCTATTATTATCATAAAGCCGATGCGATTGCAAGAACATTAAACGATAATACTTTGAAAGTTTATGTTTATACCAATTTGGCACGAGCTTATGGTTTAAAAAAAGATCATAAAAATGCTGATTTTTATTTTCAAAAAGCATTTTCATTAATTGATACGCCAATCGATAATTCCCTAAAAGCATTTGCTTATGAGTCACTTTCTTCTTATAATCTGGAGGAAAAAAAGCTAGATGAAGCAATTTTATATGCAAAGAAAGCTCTAGAATTGGATAAAGACAAAGCCTTTGGTTTTGCAAGTATGCGACTCAATAAAATGCTTTATGAAGCTTATCTAAGGAAACAGGATTATAAAAATGCGGTGTACTATTTTCAGCAGTATAATAAAATAAGCGACAGCATTAATATTGAGCAAAAGGCTGTAAATCTGGAAAGAATCAGGCTGGAACAAGATTATAAAGTTCGCAGTCAGATACGAACTTTAGTCGAAGAGAAAACTAGGTTTAAATACTATGTGGTCGGATTAATATTGGTTGTCGGAATTTTGACTTTGATTCTTTTGCTGATCCGTTATCGAAACCGAAATATTAAAAACCAGCTGGAGAAAGAAAAGCTAAAAGCAAAAGAACAGGAATTGAAACAAAGTCTTGAGGCTAAGAATATGGTTTTGGTTGGCAAAGCCATGTCAGAAATACATAGAACAGACAATATCAATGAAATCCTGACGGATCTTAAAAAGATCAAACTCAAAACACCAAATAAAGAATTACAGCAGGCAATAGACATTGTGCTAAAGCGTCTGGAAAAAGATTTGAATACTGATATCTGGAAAGAATTTGAAATTAGTTTTGAACAGGTTCATAAATCATTTTTCGATAAATTGACCATCGATTATCCGACACTTACACCAAAAGAACGCCGACTTTGTGCGCTTCTTTATTTAGATTTAACTACAAAAGAAATTTCCCAAATTACAGGGCAATCTTTTAAATCGATAGAAAATGCCAGAACTAGATTGCGTAAAAAGTTCGATTTAACCAACGAAAAAGTAAATCTTTCCACTTATCTAAACTCTTTTAAACCCGAAAACATGTAA